The following nucleotide sequence is from Streptomyces bathyalis.
CGGTACGAGATCAACACGGACGCCGATGGCGACGGAACTCCGGACACCACCTACCGCTGGACCTTCGCGAATGACGACCGCAGGCCCCTCAAGGCAGGTCCCAAGGTCGGGCCCGGCCAGGTGACTTCGCTGGACGACCGTTCCCTGAGAGTCCGGCAGACCTACACGCTGGAGCGCGTCCGGAAAGGAGCGAAGCCCGAGACGCTCATCGGCAAGGGCGTCGCCGCCCCCACGCACGCCGGCCGGGCACTCATGCCCGACTACGGCAAGCTGCGCGAGGAGGCCGTCCGGCAACTGCCCGGCGGCGGACGCACCTTGGCCGGGCAATCGGCTGAGGCATTCAAGGCGGATTCCGAAGTGTTCGGGCTCTACACCGTCGGCACGGCCGGGCCGGTACGCGGCTGGCTGCCCGACGCCCAGCCCCTGTCGGCTCTGAACGTCAACAGCCTGATCGTCCAGGTGCCCAAGAAAGCGATCGCGTTGCGCAAGGATCCGCAGGCAAATCCGGTCGTGGGTGTATGGGCCTCGGTCTCCCGTCCGGGCGCGGACTTGAGTAGGGGCCTGTCAGGACAGGATCCGGTGTTCCGTCAGGTCTCACGGCACGGCAACCCGCACCTGGCGTTCAGCATCTTCGGTTCGACCGTGGGGATGGCCCGCCCCGGTGGCCCCGAGGACCGCTTCCAGCAGCGTGACCCCGAGGACGACCACCTGGAGCGGGACTTCCTCGCCGCGGTGAACGACCCGAAGCCGCCGCACCGCATCGAACGGGCCCACCACGTCAAGGCTCCCGCCACACCGCGCAAGGACATCGAGGCTCTGTTCCTGCGCGGCATCGGAGAGGACAACGGGGCGAAGTTCGGCTACGACCTCAACACGCCCGCCATGAACGCCGACGCCGACCCGTCGAAGATCGTCCCGGCGGAGGAACTGCGGCTGAACCTCACCACCCCTGTGACGAGGAATCCGAAGCCCAACGGCCTCATCGACGGCGACAGGCAGGGCTTCCCCAACGGGCGCCGGCTCAACGACACCATCGACGGGCCCCTGAT
It contains:
- a CDS encoding DUF4331 domain-containing protein, yielding MPLFRRPWATGPSRRRIALITGATVVAGAAMSGPLLSVSQAGGHVDAPSSLADAAADITDVYAFTSPDDHDMVTLIANVRPFQLPGNATSSVADHPFANGARYEINTDADGDGTPDTTYRWTFANDDRRPLKAGPKVGPGQVTSLDDRSLRVRQTYTLERVRKGAKPETLIGKGVAAPTHAGRALMPDYGKLREEAVRQLPGGGRTLAGQSAEAFKADSEVFGLYTVGTAGPVRGWLPDAQPLSALNVNSLIVQVPKKAIALRKDPQANPVVGVWASVSRPGADLSRGLSGQDPVFRQVSRHGNPHLAFSIFGSTVGMARPGGPEDRFQQRDPEDDHLERDFLAAVNDPKPPHRIERAHHVKAPATPRKDIEALFLRGIGEDNGAKFGYDLNTPAMNADADPSKIVPAEELRLNLTTPVTRNPKPNGLIDGDRQGFPNGRRLNDTIDGPLIRMLMGEPGGPSAEHLLPTPDFKLQPADAQYTFPYLNPPHAAL